A region of the Patescibacteria group bacterium genome:
AGTCAGAGCCGGTACTAGTGTGGGCGCGAATTACTCTGAAGCCGACGATGCTGAATCAAAAAAAGATTTCCAGCATAAAATAGGAATCTGCAAAAAAGAATCCAGAGAAACCAAACATTGGTTAAGAATGACAGTTGTTATTCAGCCAGAGCTAAAAGATGAAGCCAGAAAACTCTGGCAAGAAGCTAAAGAACTAAACCTGATATTTAATTCAATTAACAATAAACTTAGAAATAGATAATTTAGAAATTGGGATTTGATTAGGTTAATTAGAAATTAGTA
Encoded here:
- a CDS encoding four helix bundle protein, yielding VRAGTSVGANYSEADDAESKKDFQHKIGICKKESRETKHWLRMTVVIQPELKDEARKLWQEAKELNLIFNSINNKLRNR